In Brienomyrus brachyistius isolate T26 chromosome 14, BBRACH_0.4, whole genome shotgun sequence, the following proteins share a genomic window:
- the ppp1r13ba gene encoding protein phosphatase 1, regulatory subunit 13Ba isoform X3 encodes MAGTMRRASDSSVEIVTRRDWKSVSPHIQGGLVGLGFPSRGLVYAGAPPILSGHAAVMRMILTVYLSNNEQVLTEVPITPETTCRDVVEFCKEPGESGCHLAEVWRGSERAIPLDCMMYEHLQKWGPRKQEVKFFLRHEETPEESSDQGGQPAQEQIIRRTGSSLENGVGNPRVELTLSELQEMANRQQQQIEAQQQMLVAKEQRLRYLKQQERRQQQAQAESEKLQRLKDRVDNQEAKLRKIRAMRGQVDYSKAVNGTLSAEIDHINGVFAEKQQQLRAAMLKVEQLTQQLEELRQGKLGGVQAPGTAALELRRLYQELQIRNKLNQDQNSKLQQHKELLNKRNLEVSLMDRRVSELRERLYRKKAEARQKENIPLNRANGPPSPQLAPGTMGRVAAVGPYIQLPVPGRQDGGYMVPPEPLKPQSLGVTSAISHARSKSANDANWPTLSKGTWKESSLEAGVKAGSPGPVGTPTMAMPTDKSLDSSKLSKSLPPGYGTYPSAGLMSSANSTSSLERRKDPPPRPLGANQTWQRSTTSAPGSSSQQIQQRISVPPSPTLQPSSPLFPPAERPDPPLAAAVRPFVPDKGSRPQSPRKGPPTMNSSSIYHMYLQPGAAKSHGLGGKPAVKAVYGKPVLPPSSTSPSPLPFLQGGPAGQAEDAAEREDEPDSASGEALPPDSAPPPGSAPPSVDTLPRPLSPTKLTPVAHSPLRYQNDELEALRRRLANAPRPLKKRSSITEPEGPGGPNIQKLLYQRFNTLAGGMDGGGSMPFYQPGLPDYVGGAIADVDNSNTANANVPEAPSVCAAALPEPPCPTPDANDNQPPPPPTGDPPASPPPQASDTSQDESNNNPPGPSDSAPSPIPEATSPDEAGTPPRAATPPSQPAVKRTNLKKADSERTGHGLRVKFHPLALLLDASLEGEFDLVQRIIYEVEDPSRPNDEGITPLHNAVCAGHHHIVKFLLDFGVNVNAADSDGWAPLHCAASCNSVHLCKLLVESGAALFSTTISDVETAADKCEEMEEGYLQCSQFLYGVQEKLGIMNKGVVYALWDYETQNDDELSFREGDAITILRRQDDTETEWWWARLNDQEGYVPRNLLGLYPRIKPRQRSLA; translated from the exons ATGGCGGGCACAATGCGTCGGGCGTCTGACTCTTCAGTGGAGATAGTGACTCGCAGAGACTGGAAATCCGTCAGCCCTCATATCCAGGGTGGGCTGGTGGGCCTGGGGTTTCCCAGCCGTGGACTGGTATATGCAGGGGCTCCTCCCATCCTGTCAGGACATGCGGCGGTAATGAGG ATGATCCTGACCGTGTACCTGAGCAACAATGAGCAGGTCCTGACGGAGGTGCCAATCACCCCAGAGACGACGTGCCGAGATGTGGTGGAGTTCTGCAAGGAGCCCGGCGAGTCTGGCTGCCACTTGGCTGAAGTATGGCGGGGTAGCG AAAGAGCCATTCCACTTGACTGCATGATGTATGAGCACCTGCAGAAGTGGGGGCCCCGCAAGCAGGAGGTGAAGTTCTTCCTGCGTCACGAGGAGACACCAGAGGAGAGCAGCGACCAAG GGGGACAGCCGGCCCAGGAGCAGATCATCAGGAGGACTGGAAGCAGCCTTGAGAATGGG GTGGGGAACCCCCGTGTGGAGCTCACCCTGTCTGAGCTGCAGGAGATGGCCAACCGTCAGCAGCAGCAAATCGAGGCCCAGCAGCAGATGCTGGTCGCTAAG GAACAGAGGCTGCGTTACCTGAAGCAGCAGGAACGCCGGCAGCAgcaggcccaggcagagagcgaGAAGCTTCAGCGACTAAAGGATAGAGTGGACAACCAGGAGGCCAAGCTGAGGAAGATCCGCGCCATGAGAGGACAGGTGGATTACAGCAAGGCGGTCAACGGCACGCTGT CGGCGGAGATCGATCACATCAATGGTGTCTTCGCGGAGAAACAGCAGCAGCTGAGGGCGGCCATGCTGAAGGTGGAGCAGCTGACGCAGCAGCTGGAGGAGCTCCGTCAGGGCAAGCTGGGTGGCGTGCAGGCGCCTGGCACGGCGGCACTGGAGCTGCGGCGCCTCTACCAGGAGCTGCAG ATCCGAAACAAGCTGAACCAGGACCAGAACAGCAAGCTGCAACAGCACAAGGAGCTGCTGAACAAGCGCAACCTGGAGGTGTCGCTGATGGACCGGCGTGTCAGCGAGCTGCGCGAGCGGCTCTACCGGAAAAAAGCTGAGGCACGTCAGAAAGAAAACATCCCT CTGAACAGAGCCaacggtcccccctccccccagctggCCCCGGGGACCATGGGCCGCGTGGCTGCCGTGGGACCCTACATCCAGCTGCCGGTGCCGGGCCGGCAAGACGGGGGCTACATGGTGCCACCTGAACCGCTGAAGCCGCAGTCACTGGGGGTGACGTCCGCCATCAGCCACGCCCGCTCCAAGTCGG CTAACGATGCCAACTGGCCCACACTCAGCAAAGGCACCTGGAAGGAGTCCAGCCTGGAGGCAGGGGTGAAGGCTGGCAGCCCTGGGCCTGTGGGCACCCCCACCATGGCTATGCCTACTGACAAG AGCCTGGATTCAAGTAAGCTGTCCAAGTCACTGCCCCCCGGCTACGGTACCTACCCCAGTGCCGGCCTCATGTCATCAGCGAATTCCACCAGCTCTCTGGAACGCCGCAAAGACCCGCCCCCACGACCTCTAGGGGCCAATCAGACGTGGCAGAGATCGACGACCTCGGCCCCCGGGTCCTCTTCCCAGCAGATCCAGCAACGCATCTCGGTGCCCCCGAGCCCCACCCTCCAGCCCAGCTCGCCGCTCTTCCCGCCAGCGGAGCGGCCCGATCCCCCCTTAGCGGCAGCCGTGCGCCCATTTGTGCCCGACAAGGGTTCACGCCCCCAGTCCCCTCGAAAGGGCCCCCCAACCATGAACTCCAGCTCCATTTACCACATGTATCTACAACCGGGGGCAGCCAAAAGCCATGGTCTAGGTGGCAAGCCGGCTGTCAAGGCGG TATACGGGAAACCAGTCCTGCCGCCCAGCTCCACGTCTCCTTCCCCACTGCCCTTCCTGCAGGGGGGGCCAGCAGGACAGGCAGAGGATGCAGCAGAACGTGAGGATGAACCTGACAGTGCCTCGGGCGAGGCCTTGCCCCCAGACTCGGCCCCACCCCCGGGCTCAGCTCCACCCAGCGTGGACACCTTGCCGCGGCCACTGAGCCCCACCAAGCTGACACCAGTGGCACATTCGCCGTTACGTTACCAGAATGACGAGCTAGAGGCCCTGCGGCGGCGCCTGGCCAACGCCCCCCGTCCTCTGAAGAAGCGCAGCTCCATCACAGAACCAGAGGGCCCCGGAGGGCCCAATATCCAGAAGCTGCTGTATCAGCGCTTCAACACACTTGCGGGAGGCATGGACGGTGGTGGTAGCATGCCCTTCTACCAGCCCGGCCTGCCCGACTACGTGGGCGGAGCTATCGCCGATGTAGACAACAGCAATACGGCCAACGCCAACGTGCCGGAGGCCCCTTCGGTTTGTGCCGCGGCCCTTCCAGAGCCTCCCTGTCCCACGCCGGACGCCAACGACAACCAGccaccccctccacccaccGGGGACCCGCCGGCCTCGCCACCCCCTCAGGCTTCAGACACCTCCCAGGATGAGAGCAACAATAACCCCCCTGGGCCCTCAGACTCGGCGCCCAGCCCCATCCCAGAGGCCACGTCCCCCGACGAGGCCGGGACCCCACCTCGGGCGGCCACACCCCCCTCGCAGCCTGCG gtgaaGCGCACCAACCTGAAGAAGGCTGACTCGGAGCGTACGGGTCACGGCCTGCGAGTTAAGTTCCACCCACTGGCCCTGCTGCTGGACGCCTCACTGGAGGGCGAGTTCGACCTGGTGCAGAGGATCATCTATGAG GTTGAGGACCCCAGCAGGCCCAATGACGAGGGCATCACTCCCCTGCACAATGCCGTGTGTGCTGGCCACCACCACATCGTCAAGTTCCTGCTGGACTTCGGCGTCAATGTCAACGCTGCCGACAGCGATGGCTG ggCTCCGCTGCACTGCGCCGCATCCTGCAACAGCGTGCACTTGTGCAAGCTGCTGGTGGAGTCGGGGGCCGCCCTCTTCTCCACCACCATCAGTGACGTGGAGACAGCGGCTGACAAGTGCGAGGAGATGGAGGAGGGCTACCTCCAGTGCTCCCAGTTCCTCTACG GTGTGCAGGAAAAGCTCGGCATCATGAATAAGGGGGTGGTATATGCGCTGTGGGACTACGAGACCCAGAACGACGATGAGCTCTCTTTCCGAGAGGGCGACGCCATCACCATCCTCCGACGGCAGGACGACACAGAGACCGAGTGGTGGTGGGCCCGGCTCAACGACCAGGAGGGATATGTGCCCCGAAACCTGCTGGGG TTGTATCCTAGAATCAAACCCCGGCAGCGCTCCCTGGCTTGA
- the ppp1r13ba gene encoding protein phosphatase 1, regulatory subunit 13Ba isoform X7, translating into MANRQQQQIEAQQQMLVAKEQRLRYLKQQERRQQQAQAESEKLQRLKDRVDNQEAKLRKIRAMRGQVDYSKAVNGTLSAEIDHINGVFAEKQQQLRAAMLKVEQLTQQLEELRQGKLGGVQAPGTAALELRRLYQELQIRNKLNQDQNSKLQQHKELLNKRNLEVSLMDRRVSELRERLYRKKAEARQKENIPLNRANGPPSPQLAPGTMGRVAAVGPYIQLPVPGRQDGGYMVPPEPLKPQSLGVTSAISHARSKSETEGRSGRKPWKVSDLDIIVDPLSAALAGNVSPNDANWPTLSKGTWKESSLEAGVKAGSPGPVGTPTMAMPTDKSLDSSKLSKSLPPGYGTYPSAGLMSSANSTSSLERRKDPPPRPLGANQTWQRSTTSAPGSSSQQIQQRISVPPSPTLQPSSPLFPPAERPDPPLAAAVRPFVPDKGSRPQSPRKGPPTMNSSSIYHMYLQPGAAKSHGLGGKPAVKAVYGKPVLPPSSTSPSPLPFLQGGPAGQAEDAAEREDEPDSASGEALPPDSAPPPGSAPPSVDTLPRPLSPTKLTPVAHSPLRYQNDELEALRRRLANAPRPLKKRSSITEPEGPGGPNIQKLLYQRFNTLAGGMDGGGSMPFYQPGLPDYVGGAIADVDNSNTANANVPEAPSVCAAALPEPPCPTPDANDNQPPPPPTGDPPASPPPQASDTSQDESNNNPPGPSDSAPSPIPEATSPDEAGTPPRAATPPSQPAVKRTNLKKADSERTGHGLRVKFHPLALLLDASLEGEFDLVQRIIYEVEDPSRPNDEGITPLHNAVCAGHHHIVKFLLDFGVNVNAADSDGWAPLHCAASCNSVHLCKLLVESGAALFSTTISDVETAADKCEEMEEGYLQCSQFLYGVQEKLGIMNKGVVYALWDYETQNDDELSFREGDAITILRRQDDTETEWWWARLNDQEGYVPRNLLGLYPRIKPRQRSLA; encoded by the exons ATGGCCAACCGTCAGCAGCAGCAAATCGAGGCCCAGCAGCAGATGCTGGTCGCTAAG GAACAGAGGCTGCGTTACCTGAAGCAGCAGGAACGCCGGCAGCAgcaggcccaggcagagagcgaGAAGCTTCAGCGACTAAAGGATAGAGTGGACAACCAGGAGGCCAAGCTGAGGAAGATCCGCGCCATGAGAGGACAGGTGGATTACAGCAAGGCGGTCAACGGCACGCTGT CGGCGGAGATCGATCACATCAATGGTGTCTTCGCGGAGAAACAGCAGCAGCTGAGGGCGGCCATGCTGAAGGTGGAGCAGCTGACGCAGCAGCTGGAGGAGCTCCGTCAGGGCAAGCTGGGTGGCGTGCAGGCGCCTGGCACGGCGGCACTGGAGCTGCGGCGCCTCTACCAGGAGCTGCAG ATCCGAAACAAGCTGAACCAGGACCAGAACAGCAAGCTGCAACAGCACAAGGAGCTGCTGAACAAGCGCAACCTGGAGGTGTCGCTGATGGACCGGCGTGTCAGCGAGCTGCGCGAGCGGCTCTACCGGAAAAAAGCTGAGGCACGTCAGAAAGAAAACATCCCT CTGAACAGAGCCaacggtcccccctccccccagctggCCCCGGGGACCATGGGCCGCGTGGCTGCCGTGGGACCCTACATCCAGCTGCCGGTGCCGGGCCGGCAAGACGGGGGCTACATGGTGCCACCTGAACCGCTGAAGCCGCAGTCACTGGGGGTGACGTCCGCCATCAGCCACGCCCGCTCCAAGTCGG AGACGGAGGGCCGCTCTGGGAGAAAGCCATGGAAGGTCTCTGATTTAGACATCATAGTGGACCCTCTGTCGGCGGCGCTGGCCGGCAACGTGTCCC CTAACGATGCCAACTGGCCCACACTCAGCAAAGGCACCTGGAAGGAGTCCAGCCTGGAGGCAGGGGTGAAGGCTGGCAGCCCTGGGCCTGTGGGCACCCCCACCATGGCTATGCCTACTGACAAG AGCCTGGATTCAAGTAAGCTGTCCAAGTCACTGCCCCCCGGCTACGGTACCTACCCCAGTGCCGGCCTCATGTCATCAGCGAATTCCACCAGCTCTCTGGAACGCCGCAAAGACCCGCCCCCACGACCTCTAGGGGCCAATCAGACGTGGCAGAGATCGACGACCTCGGCCCCCGGGTCCTCTTCCCAGCAGATCCAGCAACGCATCTCGGTGCCCCCGAGCCCCACCCTCCAGCCCAGCTCGCCGCTCTTCCCGCCAGCGGAGCGGCCCGATCCCCCCTTAGCGGCAGCCGTGCGCCCATTTGTGCCCGACAAGGGTTCACGCCCCCAGTCCCCTCGAAAGGGCCCCCCAACCATGAACTCCAGCTCCATTTACCACATGTATCTACAACCGGGGGCAGCCAAAAGCCATGGTCTAGGTGGCAAGCCGGCTGTCAAGGCGG TATACGGGAAACCAGTCCTGCCGCCCAGCTCCACGTCTCCTTCCCCACTGCCCTTCCTGCAGGGGGGGCCAGCAGGACAGGCAGAGGATGCAGCAGAACGTGAGGATGAACCTGACAGTGCCTCGGGCGAGGCCTTGCCCCCAGACTCGGCCCCACCCCCGGGCTCAGCTCCACCCAGCGTGGACACCTTGCCGCGGCCACTGAGCCCCACCAAGCTGACACCAGTGGCACATTCGCCGTTACGTTACCAGAATGACGAGCTAGAGGCCCTGCGGCGGCGCCTGGCCAACGCCCCCCGTCCTCTGAAGAAGCGCAGCTCCATCACAGAACCAGAGGGCCCCGGAGGGCCCAATATCCAGAAGCTGCTGTATCAGCGCTTCAACACACTTGCGGGAGGCATGGACGGTGGTGGTAGCATGCCCTTCTACCAGCCCGGCCTGCCCGACTACGTGGGCGGAGCTATCGCCGATGTAGACAACAGCAATACGGCCAACGCCAACGTGCCGGAGGCCCCTTCGGTTTGTGCCGCGGCCCTTCCAGAGCCTCCCTGTCCCACGCCGGACGCCAACGACAACCAGccaccccctccacccaccGGGGACCCGCCGGCCTCGCCACCCCCTCAGGCTTCAGACACCTCCCAGGATGAGAGCAACAATAACCCCCCTGGGCCCTCAGACTCGGCGCCCAGCCCCATCCCAGAGGCCACGTCCCCCGACGAGGCCGGGACCCCACCTCGGGCGGCCACACCCCCCTCGCAGCCTGCG gtgaaGCGCACCAACCTGAAGAAGGCTGACTCGGAGCGTACGGGTCACGGCCTGCGAGTTAAGTTCCACCCACTGGCCCTGCTGCTGGACGCCTCACTGGAGGGCGAGTTCGACCTGGTGCAGAGGATCATCTATGAG GTTGAGGACCCCAGCAGGCCCAATGACGAGGGCATCACTCCCCTGCACAATGCCGTGTGTGCTGGCCACCACCACATCGTCAAGTTCCTGCTGGACTTCGGCGTCAATGTCAACGCTGCCGACAGCGATGGCTG ggCTCCGCTGCACTGCGCCGCATCCTGCAACAGCGTGCACTTGTGCAAGCTGCTGGTGGAGTCGGGGGCCGCCCTCTTCTCCACCACCATCAGTGACGTGGAGACAGCGGCTGACAAGTGCGAGGAGATGGAGGAGGGCTACCTCCAGTGCTCCCAGTTCCTCTACG GTGTGCAGGAAAAGCTCGGCATCATGAATAAGGGGGTGGTATATGCGCTGTGGGACTACGAGACCCAGAACGACGATGAGCTCTCTTTCCGAGAGGGCGACGCCATCACCATCCTCCGACGGCAGGACGACACAGAGACCGAGTGGTGGTGGGCCCGGCTCAACGACCAGGAGGGATATGTGCCCCGAAACCTGCTGGGG TTGTATCCTAGAATCAAACCCCGGCAGCGCTCCCTGGCTTGA
- the ppp1r13ba gene encoding protein phosphatase 1, regulatory subunit 13Ba isoform X8, with translation MEWRRTEAVRELTAEGQCGTVRLRSCTITWEPRLVGNPRVELTLSELQEMANRQQQQIEAQQQMLVAKEQRLRYLKQQERRQQQAQAESEKLQRLKDRVDNQEAKLRKIRAMRGQVDYSKAVNGTLSAEIDHINGVFAEKQQQLRAAMLKVEQLTQQLEELRQGKLGGVQAPGTAALELRRLYQELQIRNKLNQDQNSKLQQHKELLNKRNLEVSLMDRRVSELRERLYRKKAEARQKENIPLNRANGPPSPQLAPGTMGRVAAVGPYIQLPVPGRQDGGYMVPPEPLKPQSLGVTSAISHARSKSETEGRSGRKPWKVSDLDIIVDPLSAALAGNVSPNDANWPTLSKGTWKESSLEAGVKAGSPGPVGTPTMAMPTDKSLDSSKLSKSLPPGYGTYPSAGLMSSANSTSSLERRKDPPPRPLGANQTWQRSTTSAPGSSSQQIQQRISVPPSPTLQPSSPLFPPAERPDPPLAAAVRPFVPDKGSRPQSPRKGPPTMNSSSIYHMYLQPGAAKSHGLGGKPAVKAVYGKPVLPPSSTSPSPLPFLQGGPAGQAEDAAEREDEPDSASGEALPPDSAPPPGSAPPSVDTLPRPLSPTKLTPVAHSPLRYQNDELEALRRRLANAPRPLKKRSSITEPEGPGGPNIQKLLYQRFNTLAGGMDGGGSMPFYQPGLPDYVGGAIADVDNSNTANANVPEAPSVCAAALPEPPCPTPDANDNQPPPPPTGDPPASPPPQASDTSQDESNNNPPGPSDSAPSPIPEATSPDEAGTPPRAATPPSQPAVKRTNLKKADSERTGHGLRVKFHPLALLLDASLEGEFDLVQRIIYEVEDPSRPNDEGITPLHNAVCAGHHHIVKFLLDFGVNVNAADSDGWAPLHCAASCNSVHLCKLLVESGAALFSTTISDVETAADKCEEMEEGYLQCSQFLYGVQEKLGIMNKGVVYALWDYETQNDDELSFREGDAITILRRQDDTETEWWWARLNDQEGYVPRNLLGLYPRIKPRQRSLA, from the exons ATGGAGTGGCGTCGCACGGAGGCGGTGAGGGAGCTGACGGCGGAGGGCCAGTGCGGGACAGTTCGACTGCGATCCTGCACCATCACTTGGGAGCCTCGCCTG GTGGGGAACCCCCGTGTGGAGCTCACCCTGTCTGAGCTGCAGGAGATGGCCAACCGTCAGCAGCAGCAAATCGAGGCCCAGCAGCAGATGCTGGTCGCTAAG GAACAGAGGCTGCGTTACCTGAAGCAGCAGGAACGCCGGCAGCAgcaggcccaggcagagagcgaGAAGCTTCAGCGACTAAAGGATAGAGTGGACAACCAGGAGGCCAAGCTGAGGAAGATCCGCGCCATGAGAGGACAGGTGGATTACAGCAAGGCGGTCAACGGCACGCTGT CGGCGGAGATCGATCACATCAATGGTGTCTTCGCGGAGAAACAGCAGCAGCTGAGGGCGGCCATGCTGAAGGTGGAGCAGCTGACGCAGCAGCTGGAGGAGCTCCGTCAGGGCAAGCTGGGTGGCGTGCAGGCGCCTGGCACGGCGGCACTGGAGCTGCGGCGCCTCTACCAGGAGCTGCAG ATCCGAAACAAGCTGAACCAGGACCAGAACAGCAAGCTGCAACAGCACAAGGAGCTGCTGAACAAGCGCAACCTGGAGGTGTCGCTGATGGACCGGCGTGTCAGCGAGCTGCGCGAGCGGCTCTACCGGAAAAAAGCTGAGGCACGTCAGAAAGAAAACATCCCT CTGAACAGAGCCaacggtcccccctccccccagctggCCCCGGGGACCATGGGCCGCGTGGCTGCCGTGGGACCCTACATCCAGCTGCCGGTGCCGGGCCGGCAAGACGGGGGCTACATGGTGCCACCTGAACCGCTGAAGCCGCAGTCACTGGGGGTGACGTCCGCCATCAGCCACGCCCGCTCCAAGTCGG AGACGGAGGGCCGCTCTGGGAGAAAGCCATGGAAGGTCTCTGATTTAGACATCATAGTGGACCCTCTGTCGGCGGCGCTGGCCGGCAACGTGTCCC CTAACGATGCCAACTGGCCCACACTCAGCAAAGGCACCTGGAAGGAGTCCAGCCTGGAGGCAGGGGTGAAGGCTGGCAGCCCTGGGCCTGTGGGCACCCCCACCATGGCTATGCCTACTGACAAG AGCCTGGATTCAAGTAAGCTGTCCAAGTCACTGCCCCCCGGCTACGGTACCTACCCCAGTGCCGGCCTCATGTCATCAGCGAATTCCACCAGCTCTCTGGAACGCCGCAAAGACCCGCCCCCACGACCTCTAGGGGCCAATCAGACGTGGCAGAGATCGACGACCTCGGCCCCCGGGTCCTCTTCCCAGCAGATCCAGCAACGCATCTCGGTGCCCCCGAGCCCCACCCTCCAGCCCAGCTCGCCGCTCTTCCCGCCAGCGGAGCGGCCCGATCCCCCCTTAGCGGCAGCCGTGCGCCCATTTGTGCCCGACAAGGGTTCACGCCCCCAGTCCCCTCGAAAGGGCCCCCCAACCATGAACTCCAGCTCCATTTACCACATGTATCTACAACCGGGGGCAGCCAAAAGCCATGGTCTAGGTGGCAAGCCGGCTGTCAAGGCGG TATACGGGAAACCAGTCCTGCCGCCCAGCTCCACGTCTCCTTCCCCACTGCCCTTCCTGCAGGGGGGGCCAGCAGGACAGGCAGAGGATGCAGCAGAACGTGAGGATGAACCTGACAGTGCCTCGGGCGAGGCCTTGCCCCCAGACTCGGCCCCACCCCCGGGCTCAGCTCCACCCAGCGTGGACACCTTGCCGCGGCCACTGAGCCCCACCAAGCTGACACCAGTGGCACATTCGCCGTTACGTTACCAGAATGACGAGCTAGAGGCCCTGCGGCGGCGCCTGGCCAACGCCCCCCGTCCTCTGAAGAAGCGCAGCTCCATCACAGAACCAGAGGGCCCCGGAGGGCCCAATATCCAGAAGCTGCTGTATCAGCGCTTCAACACACTTGCGGGAGGCATGGACGGTGGTGGTAGCATGCCCTTCTACCAGCCCGGCCTGCCCGACTACGTGGGCGGAGCTATCGCCGATGTAGACAACAGCAATACGGCCAACGCCAACGTGCCGGAGGCCCCTTCGGTTTGTGCCGCGGCCCTTCCAGAGCCTCCCTGTCCCACGCCGGACGCCAACGACAACCAGccaccccctccacccaccGGGGACCCGCCGGCCTCGCCACCCCCTCAGGCTTCAGACACCTCCCAGGATGAGAGCAACAATAACCCCCCTGGGCCCTCAGACTCGGCGCCCAGCCCCATCCCAGAGGCCACGTCCCCCGACGAGGCCGGGACCCCACCTCGGGCGGCCACACCCCCCTCGCAGCCTGCG gtgaaGCGCACCAACCTGAAGAAGGCTGACTCGGAGCGTACGGGTCACGGCCTGCGAGTTAAGTTCCACCCACTGGCCCTGCTGCTGGACGCCTCACTGGAGGGCGAGTTCGACCTGGTGCAGAGGATCATCTATGAG GTTGAGGACCCCAGCAGGCCCAATGACGAGGGCATCACTCCCCTGCACAATGCCGTGTGTGCTGGCCACCACCACATCGTCAAGTTCCTGCTGGACTTCGGCGTCAATGTCAACGCTGCCGACAGCGATGGCTG ggCTCCGCTGCACTGCGCCGCATCCTGCAACAGCGTGCACTTGTGCAAGCTGCTGGTGGAGTCGGGGGCCGCCCTCTTCTCCACCACCATCAGTGACGTGGAGACAGCGGCTGACAAGTGCGAGGAGATGGAGGAGGGCTACCTCCAGTGCTCCCAGTTCCTCTACG GTGTGCAGGAAAAGCTCGGCATCATGAATAAGGGGGTGGTATATGCGCTGTGGGACTACGAGACCCAGAACGACGATGAGCTCTCTTTCCGAGAGGGCGACGCCATCACCATCCTCCGACGGCAGGACGACACAGAGACCGAGTGGTGGTGGGCCCGGCTCAACGACCAGGAGGGATATGTGCCCCGAAACCTGCTGGGG TTGTATCCTAGAATCAAACCCCGGCAGCGCTCCCTGGCTTGA